In Actinoplanes derwentensis, the following proteins share a genomic window:
- a CDS encoding response regulator translates to MTRILVVDDDAQITRALRINLKARGYEVDTAPDGASALHTAAHTHPDLVVLDLGLPDMEGAEVIAGLRGWTAVPIIVLSGRADSADKVAALDAGADDYVTKPFGVDELLARIRAVTRRGRPADQENPVVMIGSFEVDLAEHSISDGVRLTPTEWQLLEHLLRHPGKLITQKELLHDVWGPQYQTETNYLRQYMARLRRKLETDPARPRHLLTEPGMGYRFRP, encoded by the coding sequence GTGACCCGGATCCTCGTCGTCGACGACGACGCCCAGATCACCCGTGCGCTGCGGATCAACCTCAAGGCCCGCGGGTACGAGGTGGACACCGCCCCGGACGGCGCGAGTGCCCTGCACACCGCCGCCCACACCCATCCCGACCTGGTCGTGCTCGATCTGGGCCTGCCCGACATGGAGGGTGCCGAGGTGATCGCCGGCCTGCGCGGCTGGACCGCGGTGCCGATCATCGTGCTCTCCGGCCGGGCCGACAGCGCCGACAAGGTGGCCGCCCTGGACGCGGGCGCCGACGACTACGTGACGAAACCGTTCGGGGTCGACGAACTGCTGGCCCGGATCCGGGCGGTCACCCGCCGGGGCCGGCCCGCCGACCAGGAGAACCCGGTCGTGATGATCGGCTCGTTCGAGGTGGACCTGGCCGAGCACTCGATCAGTGACGGCGTCCGGCTCACCCCGACCGAATGGCAGCTGCTGGAACACCTGCTGCGCCATCCCGGAAAACTGATCACCCAGAAGGAGCTGTTGCACGACGTGTGGGGCCCGCAGTACCAGACCGAGACCAATTACCTGCGGCAGTACATGGCCCGGTTGCGCCGCAAGCTGGAGACCGATCCGGCCCGGCCGCGGCATCTGCTGACCGAGCCCGGCATGGGTTACCGGTTCCGGCCGTGA
- a CDS encoding DUF4118 domain-containing protein produces MLEEAHRRAERGTDVVVALVETHGRKHTAAMIGELETVPRREMTYRGSGFTEMDLDAVLARKPEVAVVDELAHTNVPGSRHEKRHQDVRALLDAGISVLTTVNVQHLESLNDVVAGITGVEQRETVPDAVVRAAEQVELVDMTPEALRRRMAHGNVYPPEKIDAALGNWFRTGNLTALRELALLWLADRVDEELGRYRADHGIDATWETRERVVVALAGGPEGETLIRRASRIAARSGSADVLAVHVTRSDGLAGSDPAVLARQRVLVESLGGSYHQVSGADVPRALLEFARGVNATQIVLGVSSRGRFEQLFSAGVGVTTTILSGSIDVHLVTHERAGRAGRPGRVPPALSRGRRIAGFGVALTGLPLLTGVLLALPDPPLINDILLFLVSVVGVALIGGLWPALVAAVLGSMLLNWFFTPPYGAFAIAREENLLALGIFVVVAVSVSWVVDKAARTTRQAAEASAEAQTLATVAGGVLRGQRPLLALLDRLRETFGLDSVALLENGTTVAEVGVPNLRPADAHMTVHAGETETVLLSGRTLEASDRRVVEAFAAQAAVALRQERLAAEAATAKPLAEANRMRTALLAAVSHDLRTPLASAKAAVASLRSPDVQFDDEDRVELLATADESLDKLSRLVANLLDMSRLQTGALGVTAIEMGAEDVVPMALEDLGPQARQVALRVPDDLPLLRADPGLLERVLVNLIGNALRYSPPDRPPMITGSSHGEVVELRVIDHGPGIPADRWDDVFLPFQRLGDRDNHTGVGLGLALSRGLTEAMGGTLTPDETPGGGLTMILALPVAVP; encoded by the coding sequence ATGTTGGAGGAGGCGCACCGCCGGGCCGAGCGGGGCACCGACGTCGTCGTCGCTCTGGTGGAGACGCACGGGCGCAAGCACACCGCCGCCATGATCGGTGAGCTGGAGACGGTGCCGCGGCGGGAGATGACGTACCGGGGCAGCGGGTTCACCGAGATGGACCTGGACGCGGTGCTGGCCCGTAAACCCGAGGTGGCGGTGGTCGACGAGCTGGCGCACACCAACGTGCCGGGCAGCCGGCACGAGAAACGCCACCAGGACGTGCGGGCCCTGCTGGACGCCGGGATCAGCGTGCTGACCACGGTGAACGTGCAGCATCTGGAGTCGCTGAACGACGTGGTCGCCGGCATCACCGGGGTGGAACAGCGGGAGACCGTGCCGGACGCCGTGGTGCGCGCCGCCGAGCAGGTCGAGCTGGTCGACATGACTCCGGAGGCGCTGCGGCGGCGGATGGCGCACGGCAACGTCTACCCGCCGGAGAAGATCGATGCGGCGCTGGGCAACTGGTTCCGGACCGGCAACCTGACCGCCCTGCGCGAGCTGGCCCTGTTGTGGCTGGCCGACCGGGTCGACGAGGAACTGGGCCGGTACCGCGCCGACCACGGCATCGACGCGACCTGGGAGACCCGGGAACGGGTGGTGGTGGCGCTGGCCGGCGGGCCGGAAGGGGAGACCCTGATCCGCCGGGCGTCCCGGATCGCGGCCCGCAGCGGGAGCGCCGACGTGCTGGCCGTGCACGTGACCCGCAGCGACGGCCTGGCCGGGTCGGATCCGGCGGTGCTGGCCCGGCAGCGGGTGCTGGTGGAGAGCCTGGGCGGCAGTTACCACCAGGTGTCGGGGGCGGATGTGCCGCGGGCGCTGCTGGAGTTCGCCCGCGGGGTGAACGCCACCCAGATCGTGCTGGGGGTCTCCAGCCGGGGCCGGTTCGAGCAACTGTTCAGTGCCGGGGTCGGGGTGACGACCACGATCCTGTCCGGCAGCATCGACGTGCACCTGGTCACCCACGAGCGGGCCGGTCGGGCCGGTCGTCCGGGCCGGGTGCCGCCGGCGTTGTCGCGGGGCCGCCGGATCGCCGGGTTCGGGGTGGCGCTGACCGGGTTGCCGCTGCTCACCGGGGTGCTGCTGGCCCTGCCCGACCCGCCGCTGATCAACGACATCCTGCTGTTCCTGGTCTCGGTGGTGGGGGTGGCACTGATCGGCGGGCTGTGGCCGGCACTGGTCGCGGCGGTTCTCGGGTCGATGCTGCTGAACTGGTTCTTCACCCCGCCGTACGGTGCGTTCGCGATCGCTCGCGAGGAGAACCTGCTGGCCCTGGGCATCTTCGTGGTGGTGGCGGTGTCGGTGAGCTGGGTGGTGGACAAGGCCGCCCGGACCACCCGGCAGGCGGCGGAGGCGTCCGCCGAGGCGCAGACCCTGGCCACGGTCGCCGGTGGGGTGTTGCGCGGGCAACGGCCCCTGCTCGCGTTGCTGGACCGGCTGCGGGAGACGTTCGGCCTGGACTCGGTGGCGCTGCTGGAGAACGGGACGACGGTCGCCGAGGTGGGGGTGCCGAACCTGCGGCCGGCCGACGCGCACATGACGGTGCACGCCGGCGAGACGGAGACGGTGCTGCTCTCCGGTCGTACGCTCGAAGCCTCTGATCGAAGGGTGGTGGAGGCGTTCGCCGCGCAGGCCGCTGTCGCGTTGCGGCAGGAGCGGCTGGCGGCCGAGGCGGCCACCGCGAAACCGCTGGCCGAGGCGAACCGGATGCGGACCGCGCTGCTCGCCGCGGTGAGCCACGATCTGCGGACACCATTGGCTTCGGCGAAGGCCGCGGTCGCCAGCCTGCGCAGCCCGGACGTACAGTTCGACGACGAGGACCGGGTGGAGTTGCTGGCCACCGCCGACGAGTCCCTGGACAAGCTGAGCCGGCTGGTGGCGAACCTGCTCGACATGAGCCGCCTGCAGACCGGCGCGCTGGGCGTGACCGCGATCGAGATGGGCGCCGAGGACGTCGTACCGATGGCTCTGGAAGATCTCGGGCCGCAGGCCCGGCAGGTGGCGCTGCGGGTCCCGGACGACCTGCCGCTGCTGCGCGCCGATCCGGGCCTGCTGGAACGGGTCCTGGTCAACCTGATCGGCAACGCACTTCGCTACAGTCCGCCGGACCGCCCGCCGATGATCACCGGCAGCAGTCACGGGGAGGTGGTCGAGCTGCGTGTGATCGATCACGGTCCGGGGATCCCGGCGGATCGATGGGACGATGTGTTCCTGCCGTTCCAGCGGCTCGGCGACCGCGACAACCACACCGGGGTGGGTCTGGGCCTGGCCCTGTCGCGCGGTCTGACCGAGGCGATGGGCGGCACGCTCACTCCCGACGAGACTCCCGGAGGCGGCCTCACCATGATCCTCGCGCTGCCGGTGGCCGTGCCGTGA
- the chrA gene encoding chromate efflux transporter, which yields MTETGRVREVAWVFLRLGTIAFGGPVAHIAMMRDEVVRRRGWITDERFADLMGATNLIPGPNSTELAVHLGHDRARWRGLLTAGICFILPAALIVTGLAAAYVRFGETPAAEGLLYGIVPAVVAIIVHALTGLLRAVLKTVWLGALAATALAAYLAGVDELLILAAGAALPAVVRLARRAPRGSFPVLALPMTDGAGDLGQLFLTMLKIGSVLYGSGYVLLAFLRGDFVDRLHWITEQQLLDAISIGQVTPGPVFTTATFIGYVVAGLPGAFLATVAIFLPSFLFVGLLTRLTGRLRASPWTSVMLDGVNATSLALMAGVGVQLARTAVVDPLTAAITVGTLVAMWRTRWNSAWFIGAGALIGLGHTALGGYW from the coding sequence ATGACGGAGACCGGGCGGGTTCGCGAGGTGGCGTGGGTGTTCCTGCGTCTCGGCACGATCGCGTTCGGCGGCCCGGTCGCACACATCGCGATGATGCGGGACGAGGTGGTCCGGCGCCGCGGCTGGATCACCGATGAACGGTTCGCCGACCTGATGGGTGCCACCAACCTCATCCCCGGCCCGAACTCCACCGAACTCGCCGTTCACCTCGGCCACGACCGCGCCCGCTGGCGGGGCCTGCTCACCGCCGGGATCTGTTTCATCCTGCCGGCCGCGCTGATCGTCACCGGGCTCGCCGCGGCCTATGTCCGGTTCGGGGAGACGCCCGCGGCCGAGGGGCTGCTCTACGGGATCGTCCCCGCCGTCGTGGCGATCATCGTGCACGCTCTCACCGGCCTGCTGCGAGCGGTGCTCAAGACGGTGTGGCTCGGAGCCCTGGCCGCCACCGCCCTGGCCGCGTACCTGGCGGGCGTCGACGAGCTGCTGATCCTGGCGGCCGGGGCGGCGCTGCCGGCCGTGGTGCGCCTGGCCCGCCGGGCGCCGCGTGGCTCGTTCCCGGTGCTGGCGCTCCCGATGACCGACGGCGCCGGTGACCTCGGGCAGCTGTTCCTCACCATGCTCAAGATCGGCTCGGTGCTCTACGGCAGCGGGTACGTGCTGCTGGCCTTCCTGCGCGGCGACTTCGTGGACCGCCTGCACTGGATCACCGAACAGCAGTTGCTCGACGCGATCTCGATCGGCCAGGTCACTCCGGGCCCGGTCTTCACCACCGCCACCTTCATCGGATACGTGGTGGCCGGCCTCCCCGGGGCGTTCCTGGCCACCGTGGCGATCTTTCTGCCGTCGTTCCTGTTCGTGGGCCTGCTCACCCGCCTGACCGGCCGTCTGCGAGCCTCACCCTGGACGTCGGTGATGCTGGACGGCGTCAACGCGACATCGTTGGCCCTGATGGCCGGCGTCGGTGTCCAGCTGGCCCGGACCGCTGTCGTCGATCCGCTGACCGCGGCGATCACGGTCGGCACACTGGTGGCGATGTGGCGGACCCGGTGGAACAGCGCCTGGTTCATCGGCGCCGGCGCGCTGATCGGACTCGGTCACACCGCGCTCGGCGGGTACTGGTGA
- a CDS encoding SLC13 family permease produces the protein MLLIMALALLAAVLAFAVARPRGLPEATAAVPAALAAVALGLVTPAGAWTEVRELAPTVAFLAAILVLAHTAEKHGVFEYMGALVARSGRGRPRRLLGAVFAAAALTTAVLSLDATVVLLTPVVFAVAARAGVGHRPHAYACNHLANSASLLLPVSNLTNLLAFAASGLTFAGFAALMAAPWLAVIAVEYLVFRLFFARDLAEPATADPGEPGPPPRYALSILAVTLIGFAALQPFGVEPALVAAAGALALAVPLLRARTLRPRDLIIETNPAFCAFVLALGVVVLAVRDNGLGTWIDAWVPQHTDLLSLLGAATLAAILANVLNNLPATLVLLPAVADKPGLLLAVLIGVNVGPNLTYAGSLATLLWRRILHARDAAPRTADFLKLGAATVPLTLVAGVTALWAGLHLA, from the coding sequence GTGCTTCTGATCATGGCGTTGGCGCTGCTCGCGGCGGTGCTTGCTTTCGCGGTGGCGCGGCCCCGTGGCCTTCCCGAGGCCACGGCGGCCGTGCCCGCCGCGCTGGCTGCCGTGGCCCTCGGCCTGGTGACCCCGGCCGGAGCGTGGACCGAGGTGCGCGAACTGGCGCCGACGGTGGCGTTCCTGGCCGCGATCCTGGTCCTGGCGCACACGGCCGAGAAACACGGCGTCTTCGAGTACATGGGCGCCCTGGTGGCCCGATCCGGCCGGGGCCGCCCGCGCCGTCTGCTCGGTGCCGTCTTCGCCGCGGCCGCCCTGACCACCGCGGTCCTCAGCCTCGACGCCACGGTGGTCCTGCTGACCCCGGTCGTCTTCGCGGTCGCCGCCCGAGCCGGAGTCGGCCACCGCCCGCACGCCTACGCCTGCAACCACCTGGCCAACTCGGCGTCGCTGCTGCTGCCGGTCTCCAACTTGACGAACCTGCTCGCCTTCGCCGCCAGCGGCCTGACCTTCGCCGGTTTCGCCGCCCTGATGGCCGCCCCGTGGCTGGCCGTGATCGCCGTCGAATACCTGGTGTTCCGGCTCTTCTTCGCCCGTGACCTGGCCGAACCAGCGACCGCCGACCCCGGCGAACCCGGCCCGCCACCCCGTTACGCGCTGTCGATCCTGGCGGTGACCCTGATCGGTTTCGCCGCCCTGCAGCCGTTCGGCGTCGAGCCCGCCCTGGTGGCCGCGGCCGGAGCGCTGGCCCTGGCCGTACCGCTGCTCCGCGCCCGGACCCTGCGCCCCCGCGACCTGATCATCGAGACCAACCCGGCGTTCTGCGCCTTCGTCCTGGCCTTGGGCGTGGTGGTCCTGGCGGTCCGTGACAACGGCCTCGGCACCTGGATCGACGCCTGGGTCCCCCAGCACACCGACCTGCTGAGCCTGCTCGGTGCCGCGACCTTGGCCGCGATCCTGGCGAACGTCCTCAACAACCTCCCGGCCACCCTGGTCCTGCTCCCGGCGGTAGCCGACAAACCGGGCCTGCTGCTGGCCGTCCTGATCGGCGTGAACGTAGGCCCCAACCTCACCTACGCTGGCTCGCTGGCCACCCTGCTGTGGCGCCGCATCCTGCACGCCCGCGACGCGGCCCCCCGAACCGCCGACTTCCTCAAACTGGGCGCCGCCACCGTCCCGTTGACCCTGGTGGCAGGCGTGACAGCCCTCTGGGCCGGACTACACCTGGCCTGA
- a CDS encoding hemolysin family protein translates to MSAVGGYGWQVVLVVVLVLLNAAFSGSEMALISLRESQLQRLERQSRTGRTLAKLARDPNRFLATIQIGITLAGFLASAAAAVSLAKPLIEPLSFLGTAAEPASIVLVTIVLTFFTLVVGELAPKRIAMQRAEGWALLVARPLDILGTLSRPVIWLLGKATDGVVRLAGGDPNAGREEVSTEEIRDMVAAQQDFTAEQREIISGAFEIADRILREILVPRRDVLVLPADLSAAEGLARLVKGGHSRAPVTGPMGLDDVLGVVHLRDLITADGLVRDHMFEPLFLPETLKVSDAMRQLRTQRQQFSLVVDERGAIDGIVTMEDLVEEIVGEIYDETDRDVQSVIREEDGAMLLPGTFPIHDLPDIGVDIEEIDAGDYTTVAGLVLARLGHIPTVPGETVAIDGHTGEVVEITGRAITKLRLRKVTPEPAEDDDGD, encoded by the coding sequence ATGTCCGCCGTGGGCGGATACGGCTGGCAAGTCGTCCTGGTCGTGGTGCTGGTGCTGCTCAACGCGGCGTTCTCAGGCAGTGAGATGGCGCTCATCTCACTGCGGGAGAGCCAGTTGCAGCGTCTCGAACGGCAGTCGCGCACCGGACGGACCCTCGCCAAGTTGGCGCGGGACCCGAACCGGTTTCTCGCCACCATTCAGATCGGCATCACCCTGGCGGGTTTCCTCGCCTCGGCTGCCGCAGCGGTCTCCCTGGCGAAACCGCTGATCGAACCCTTGAGCTTCCTCGGCACCGCCGCGGAGCCCGCCTCGATCGTCCTGGTCACCATCGTGCTGACCTTCTTCACCCTGGTCGTCGGTGAGCTGGCCCCGAAACGGATCGCCATGCAGCGCGCCGAAGGCTGGGCCCTGCTGGTCGCCCGGCCGCTCGACATCCTGGGCACGCTGTCCCGCCCGGTCATCTGGCTGCTCGGCAAAGCCACCGACGGGGTGGTCCGGCTGGCCGGCGGCGACCCGAACGCGGGCCGGGAGGAGGTCTCCACCGAGGAGATCCGCGACATGGTCGCCGCCCAGCAGGACTTCACCGCCGAGCAACGGGAGATCATCTCCGGCGCCTTCGAGATCGCCGACCGGATCCTGCGCGAGATCCTGGTCCCCCGTCGTGACGTGCTCGTCCTGCCCGCCGACCTGTCCGCCGCCGAGGGCCTGGCCCGGCTGGTCAAGGGCGGTCACTCGCGGGCTCCGGTGACCGGCCCGATGGGGCTGGACGACGTGCTCGGCGTCGTCCACCTGCGGGACCTGATCACCGCCGACGGCCTGGTCCGCGATCACATGTTCGAGCCGCTGTTCCTGCCGGAGACCCTCAAGGTCTCCGACGCGATGCGCCAGCTCCGGACCCAGCGCCAGCAGTTCTCGCTGGTCGTCGACGAGCGCGGTGCCATCGACGGCATCGTGACGATGGAGGACCTGGTCGAGGAGATCGTCGGCGAGATCTACGACGAGACCGACCGGGACGTGCAGTCGGTCATCCGGGAGGAGGACGGGGCCATGCTGCTGCCCGGCACGTTCCCGATCCACGACCTGCCGGACATCGGCGTCGACATCGAGGAGATCGACGCCGGCGACTACACCACGGTCGCGGGCCTGGTCCTGGCCCGGCTCGGCCACATCCCGACGGTCCCCGGCGAGACTGTCGCCATCGACGGGCACACCGGTGAGGTCGTCGAGATCACCGGCCGGGCGATCACCAAACTGCGGTTGCGCAAGGTGACCCCGGAGCCCGCCGAGGACGACGACGGCGACTGA
- a CDS encoding PAS domain-containing sensor histidine kinase gives MRLDEISVIGVRTGGRPARPTRVEALEASETQAALLRLIPAAVVVRRLDGTVLWWNEGAHDLYGWSADAALGRRTHRLLSTAFEEGSILTQQADLEADGTWEGRLRHLTASGRTVTVLSRQVVYRPVHGSDDDIEVLEVNTDVTAVRAAEVSLALNEQRFRAQFTQSAVGQAIRGLDGSLLAVNKAFARIVGRHPEELVGRLVEHDLMHPVDAPRVHQQIAGLFAGDAGYYTHEARIRHADGHWVDVEATVSLVRDADDRPEHLIVVAVDISQRRLAEQARDQASAALAERNTELEEANRLKLDIIGMLGHEISNPLAAILGHADELAEDLEPGSPAALAAAVIARQARRLDEIVGEVLAMVSIDAGNFRAARRPVPLRAALTKALESFSDRVVPVLGPDVAILFNPGHLQQAVVNLLSNAAKYAGGATAISVVPAGDRVLIRVEDHGPGVPGEFRSRLFDRLSRADRDAGSVRGTGLGLYIVRSLARANHGEVRHEPHPTGGSVFILECETASEG, from the coding sequence GTGCGGCTTGACGAGATCAGCGTGATCGGTGTGCGGACCGGGGGACGGCCTGCCCGGCCGACCCGGGTGGAAGCCCTCGAAGCCAGCGAGACCCAGGCCGCCCTGCTCCGGCTGATCCCCGCCGCGGTCGTCGTGCGCCGCCTCGACGGCACCGTCCTGTGGTGGAACGAGGGCGCCCACGACCTGTACGGCTGGTCCGCCGACGCGGCTCTCGGCCGGCGTACCCACCGGCTGCTCAGCACCGCCTTCGAGGAGGGCTCGATCCTCACCCAGCAGGCCGATCTGGAGGCCGACGGGACCTGGGAGGGGCGGCTGCGGCACCTCACCGCGTCCGGCCGGACCGTCACCGTACTCAGCCGGCAGGTCGTCTATCGGCCGGTGCACGGCTCCGACGACGACATCGAGGTGCTGGAGGTCAACACCGACGTCACCGCGGTACGGGCCGCCGAGGTGTCGCTCGCCCTCAACGAGCAGCGGTTCCGGGCCCAGTTCACCCAGTCCGCGGTCGGCCAGGCGATCCGTGGCCTGGACGGTTCGCTGCTCGCGGTGAACAAGGCCTTCGCCCGGATCGTCGGCCGGCACCCCGAGGAACTGGTCGGCCGCCTGGTCGAACACGACCTGATGCACCCGGTCGACGCCCCGCGTGTGCACCAGCAGATCGCCGGGCTCTTCGCCGGGGACGCCGGCTACTACACCCACGAGGCCCGGATCCGGCACGCCGACGGCCACTGGGTCGACGTCGAGGCCACGGTCTCCCTGGTCCGTGACGCCGATGACCGCCCCGAGCACCTGATCGTGGTGGCCGTCGACATCTCCCAGCGCCGCCTCGCCGAACAGGCTCGCGACCAGGCGTCCGCGGCCCTCGCCGAGCGCAACACCGAGCTGGAGGAGGCCAACCGGCTCAAGCTCGACATCATCGGGATGCTCGGCCACGAGATCAGCAACCCGCTCGCCGCCATCCTCGGTCATGCCGACGAACTCGCCGAGGACCTGGAACCCGGTTCTCCGGCCGCCCTCGCCGCCGCCGTGATCGCCCGGCAGGCGCGGCGCCTCGACGAGATCGTCGGCGAGGTCCTCGCCATGGTCAGCATCGACGCCGGGAACTTCCGCGCGGCCCGCCGCCCGGTGCCGCTGCGGGCCGCTCTCACCAAGGCCCTGGAGAGTTTCAGCGACCGGGTGGTGCCGGTCCTCGGTCCCGACGTCGCCATTCTGTTCAACCCCGGCCACCTGCAGCAGGCGGTGGTCAACCTGCTCTCCAACGCGGCCAAGTACGCCGGCGGCGCCACCGCGATCAGTGTCGTACCGGCGGGCGACCGGGTCCTCATCCGGGTCGAGGACCATGGCCCCGGCGTACCCGGCGAATTCCGGTCCCGGCTCTTCGACCGCCTGAGCCGCGCCGACCGGGACGCGGGCTCGGTCCGCGGCACCGGCCTCGGCCTCTACATCGTGCGCAGCCTGGCCCGCGCCAACCACGGCGAGGTACGGCACGAGCCGCACCCCACCGGCGGCTCGGTCTTCATCCTCGAGTGCGAGACGGCATCGGAGGGTTAG
- a CDS encoding TetR/AcrR family transcriptional regulator, producing MLYGTPIARRRDAQRNRAAILEAASEVLAEGETVALMPEIARRAGIGQATLYRHFPDRLALTAAVVTYQLEILETRVAGYAGDPAGFRALLRAVLHSQIELCGLVKLVRRFDAGLQERFRRRAINAFAVPLSRAIEHGHVRADLVPEDLSLLFTMVQGVAEATDDVRAARAAADRAVDLVLDGVFRPA from the coding sequence GTGCTCTACGGAACCCCGATCGCACGTCGGCGCGACGCCCAGCGCAACCGCGCGGCCATCCTGGAAGCCGCGAGCGAGGTGCTGGCCGAGGGCGAGACCGTCGCCCTGATGCCGGAGATCGCCCGCCGCGCCGGCATCGGCCAGGCCACCCTCTACCGCCACTTCCCGGACCGGCTGGCCCTGACCGCCGCCGTGGTCACCTACCAGCTGGAGATCCTGGAGACCCGGGTGGCCGGGTACGCAGGCGACCCGGCCGGGTTCCGGGCCCTGCTGCGTGCGGTTCTGCACTCCCAGATCGAGCTGTGTGGACTGGTCAAGCTGGTGCGCCGGTTCGACGCCGGGCTCCAGGAGCGTTTCCGGCGCCGGGCGATCAACGCCTTCGCGGTCCCGCTGAGCCGGGCGATCGAACACGGTCACGTCCGCGCCGACCTGGTCCCCGAGGACCTGTCCCTGCTCTTCACCATGGTCCAGGGCGTGGCCGAGGCGACCGACGACGTCCGGGCCGCCCGCGCCGCCGCGGACCGCGCCGTCGACCTGGTGCTGGACGGCGTCTTCCGGCCCGCCTGA
- a CDS encoding serine/threonine-protein kinase — MAVVGEVIAGRYRLARPLASGGMSRIWLATDETTTRIGTTNSPAGEIPPAFVVLKHCAIPTGLPSGQHELVRHWSLPEATAAARVRHPNVIHTHAVLPSWDGPWIIMEHLPSRTLHQVVDESGPLPAARAAAIGLAVLAGLRAAWSTGILHLDVKPGNVLIAADGQAVLTDFGPAVTPGGVRTLADAGIVLGSPKWIAPERIFDHSSTEASDLWSLGATLYHAVEGRPPLLRATTAQLLHALADPHPTQPRRAGPLTPVLAGLLRRSPADRLTAAEVEQHLRDIVTPARRRRGSFFSGASSAHTSPFPASAGASSPGRREPRPAARRRRIPAIIAAFALAVGLTAVAATAEGMTRSAESGTPRAPGPATTVPAPIPSRSPSSPVPLPEGFTWWADPIGYRVAVPSGWRRRPVPPTGGLTFTAARARVAMGITPLAESPSDVVATLAAAERASSLTGYQRVRIEALPEPASAVWEYTFQDPDGTGMRAVQRIIGTATRSYVLEWRTTRDDWSTELNRFTVVLASFTPGP, encoded by the coding sequence ATGGCTGTGGTGGGAGAGGTGATCGCCGGGCGGTACCGGCTGGCCCGCCCGCTCGCCTCCGGCGGCATGAGCCGGATCTGGCTCGCCACCGACGAGACGACCACCCGGATCGGCACCACCAACAGCCCGGCCGGTGAGATCCCGCCCGCGTTCGTCGTCCTCAAGCACTGCGCCATCCCGACCGGCCTGCCGTCCGGCCAGCACGAGCTGGTCCGCCACTGGTCCCTGCCGGAAGCCACCGCCGCCGCCCGGGTCCGCCACCCGAACGTGATCCACACCCACGCGGTGCTGCCCTCCTGGGACGGCCCGTGGATCATCATGGAGCACCTGCCGTCGCGCACCCTGCATCAGGTCGTCGACGAGTCCGGCCCGCTGCCGGCCGCCCGCGCCGCCGCCATCGGCCTGGCCGTCCTCGCCGGACTGCGGGCCGCCTGGTCGACCGGCATCCTGCACCTCGACGTCAAACCCGGCAACGTGCTGATCGCCGCCGACGGGCAGGCCGTCCTGACCGATTTCGGGCCCGCCGTCACCCCCGGCGGCGTCCGCACCCTCGCCGACGCCGGCATCGTCCTCGGCTCCCCCAAATGGATCGCCCCCGAGCGCATCTTCGACCACAGCTCCACCGAGGCGTCCGACCTGTGGTCCCTGGGCGCCACCCTCTACCACGCCGTCGAAGGCCGCCCACCGCTCCTCCGCGCCACCACCGCCCAGCTCCTGCACGCCCTGGCCGACCCGCATCCCACGCAGCCCCGCCGGGCCGGTCCCCTCACCCCCGTGCTGGCCGGGCTGCTCCGCCGCTCCCCCGCCGACCGGCTGACCGCCGCCGAAGTCGAACAGCATCTCCGCGACATCGTCACCCCCGCCCGCCGCAGACGCGGCTCCTTCTTCAGCGGCGCGTCTTCTGCCCACACCTCCCCCTTTCCCGCCTCCGCGGGCGCCTCTTCGCCGGGGCGTCGTGAGCCGCGCCCGGCGGCTCGCCGTCGCCGGATCCCGGCCATCATCGCGGCGTTCGCCCTCGCCGTCGGGCTCACCGCGGTGGCGGCGACGGCCGAGGGCATGACCCGATCAGCGGAGTCCGGCACCCCTCGGGCGCCCGGTCCGGCCACCACCGTCCCGGCTCCGATCCCGTCCCGGTCGCCCTCTTCGCCGGTTCCGTTGCCGGAAGGTTTCACCTGGTGGGCGGATCCGATCGGCTATCGGGTAGCGGTCCCGTCCGGCTGGCGGCGGCGACCCGTCCCACCGACCGGCGGCCTGACCTTCACCGCCGCACGGGCCCGGGTGGCCATGGGCATCACCCCTCTCGCCGAGTCACCGTCCGATGTGGTCGCGACCCTGGCCGCAGCCGAACGGGCGTCCTCCCTCACCGGCTACCAGCGGGTCCGGATCGAGGCGCTGCCCGAACCCGCGTCGGCGGTCTGGGAGTACACCTTCCAGGACCCAGACGGCACCGGTATGCGCGCCGTCCAGCGCATCATCGGCACCGCCACCCGCAGCTACGTCCTGGAGTGGCGCACCACCCGCGACGACTGGTCCACCGAGCTGAATCGCTTCACCGTGGTCCTGGCCTCCTTCACCCCGGGCCCTTGA